From Chlorogloeopsis sp. ULAP01, a single genomic window includes:
- a CDS encoding four-helix bundle copper-binding protein, with translation MITESTITELEVCRKACTDCYKICIEILNYCKIQGGKYIDMTMVSMIRDCAEMCMMCINTIDDGSEFMGRICALCAEMCDRAAMVCEQMSDDAKMMECAAACRKCAEYCYQMGLQSAFYFRRSSLVNEESLLYSCDTNNWDVL, from the coding sequence ATGATTACTGAATCTACAATCACCGAACTGGAAGTTTGCAGAAAAGCTTGCACAGACTGTTACAAAATTTGTATAGAAATATTAAATTACTGCAAGATTCAAGGTGGCAAATACATCGATATGACAATGGTATCGATGATACGTGATTGTGCAGAAATGTGCATGATGTGCATCAACACAATCGATGATGGCTCTGAGTTTATGGGACGCATCTGTGCGCTTTGTGCAGAAATGTGCGATCGCGCTGCTATGGTTTGCGAACAGATGAGCGATGATGCCAAAATGATGGAGTGTGCTGCTGCTTGCCGCAAGTGCGCCGAATACTGCTATCAGATGGGATTGCAGTCTGCTTTTTACTTCCGCAGATCCAGCTTAGTCAATGAGGAGTCATTGCTGTATAGCTGCGACACAAATAATTGGGATGTACTCTAA
- a CDS encoding DUF2808 domain-containing protein, with product MKRILSLCKTLLVGTGICLLYVPATNSLVSAQAPRLLSAETTYNQTSVREATYYFTLTVPAESASVPLQQVTVTQIRGLEAIGFDERNSTAFEGTRDRRGQKLGITLAKSDRQQRTATITFDQPVAPGKTITIGLKPLRNPNYEGVYLFQVQTLPTGKQTDNYVIGTARLQFYGIATNE from the coding sequence ATGAAACGCATTTTATCTCTGTGTAAAACCTTATTGGTTGGCACAGGAATTTGTTTACTTTATGTTCCTGCCACCAATTCTTTAGTCTCAGCACAAGCACCACGTTTGCTGTCTGCGGAGACAACCTACAATCAAACCAGTGTTAGGGAAGCGACTTATTATTTCACCCTAACAGTACCGGCGGAGTCGGCTTCTGTACCCTTGCAACAAGTTACTGTTACCCAAATACGTGGTTTGGAAGCGATTGGCTTCGATGAAAGAAATAGTACCGCCTTTGAAGGAACACGCGATCGCCGAGGACAAAAATTAGGAATCACACTTGCTAAAAGCGATCGCCAACAACGAACTGCCACCATTACCTTCGATCAACCAGTCGCACCCGGTAAAACAATCACCATTGGATTGAAACCTTTACGCAATCCTAACTATGAAGGTGTATACCTTTTCCAAGTGCAGACTCTACCTACAGGAAAACAGACGGACAATTATGTAATTGGAACTGCCCGCCTACAATTCTACGGCATTGCTACCAATGAATAA
- a CDS encoding aryl-sulfate sulfotransferase, whose product MTVATRLVEQNTIRRRGTGLKAYNPEKAFNGYTLFTPLTGNGEVYLVNLEGEIVHQWQLPYPPGLYGYLLPNGNLFYNGKTPENPPRFPKWSLFKGGVVLEVDKQGKILWEYKHPDHHHDARRLSNGNTIILAIEKVPQSLVPKIKGGVPSTELDSDIYADVVYEVTSQGEIIWTWHAYEHLDTETDIITAQDERHEWSHGNTVGELADGNIVLSFRNISTVVIVDRKTGEVLWKLGHDVLAQQHFPNELPNGNLLIFDNGAHRHNTALNFSRVIEVNRQTKEIVWEYVDNPPHNFFSAYISGAQRLPNGNTLITEGAYGRIFEVTTEGEIVWEYVNPYFGNQNAPGESAFVARGEQNSVFRAFRYAPEQIAWL is encoded by the coding sequence ATGACTGTAGCGACAAGATTGGTTGAGCAAAATACAATTCGCCGTCGGGGTACTGGCTTAAAAGCTTATAACCCCGAAAAAGCTTTTAATGGGTATACATTGTTTACTCCCTTAACAGGTAATGGAGAAGTATATTTAGTTAACTTAGAAGGTGAGATTGTACATCAATGGCAATTACCTTACCCTCCTGGATTATATGGCTATTTATTACCTAATGGGAATTTATTTTATAATGGTAAAACGCCAGAAAATCCACCACGTTTTCCAAAATGGTCTTTATTTAAAGGTGGAGTGGTTTTAGAAGTAGACAAACAAGGAAAAATACTTTGGGAATACAAACATCCAGATCATCATCATGATGCTCGCCGCCTCAGTAATGGCAACACAATTATACTAGCAATTGAAAAAGTACCCCAGTCTTTAGTTCCTAAAATTAAAGGTGGAGTTCCAAGTACAGAGTTAGATAGCGATATTTATGCAGATGTAGTTTATGAAGTAACTTCCCAAGGTGAAATTATTTGGACTTGGCACGCCTACGAGCATCTCGACACTGAAACAGATATTATTACTGCGCAAGATGAACGCCATGAATGGTCACATGGTAACACGGTTGGAGAGTTAGCTGATGGCAATATAGTGCTAAGTTTTCGCAATATTTCTACAGTAGTAATTGTTGATAGAAAAACTGGGGAAGTTCTTTGGAAGTTAGGACATGATGTTCTGGCACAGCAACATTTTCCTAATGAGTTACCAAATGGGAATTTATTGATTTTTGATAATGGTGCTCATCGTCATAATACAGCTTTGAATTTTTCCCGTGTGATTGAAGTAAATCGGCAGACAAAAGAAATTGTTTGGGAATATGTTGATAATCCACCACATAATTTTTTTAGTGCGTATATATCGGGAGCGCAACGCCTACCTAATGGCAATACTTTAATTACAGAGGGTGCTTATGGAAGAATATTTGAAGTTACAACAGAAGGTGAAATTGTTTGGGAATACGTAAATCCCTATTTTGGAAATCAAAATGCTCCTGGGGAATCTGCATTTGTAGCACGTGGAGAGCAAAATTCTGTGTTTAGGGCTTTTCGTTATGCACCTGAACAAATCGCTTGGCTTTAA
- a CDS encoding glutathione S-transferase family protein, translating to MTEITIYSAVVCPYAHRTRLALLEKGITFDLIEIDLQNKPANFIEISPYGKVPAIKHGQEKVWESAIINEYLEEVFPHPQLLPQNPIARAQARIWVDFANTRFVPTFSNLLRSLDTEQQKQAAQELYNHLQFIESEGLSKLSQNGPYWFGKSVSLVDLTFYPWFERWAVIEEYRGFKFPSEFTRIKNWWNAVSQRESVKAIANPKEFYLERYARFASAPASVN from the coding sequence ATGACTGAAATTACAATCTACAGTGCAGTTGTTTGCCCTTATGCTCATAGAACACGTCTAGCACTTTTAGAAAAAGGTATTACGTTTGATTTAATTGAGATTGACTTACAGAATAAGCCTGCCAATTTTATAGAAATCTCACCCTACGGAAAAGTACCTGCAATTAAACATGGCCAGGAAAAAGTCTGGGAATCTGCAATTATTAATGAATATTTGGAGGAGGTTTTTCCTCATCCACAGTTATTACCTCAAAACCCCATAGCTAGAGCGCAAGCACGAATTTGGGTTGACTTTGCAAATACCCGGTTTGTACCTACTTTCTCTAACCTTTTGCGTTCTTTGGATACAGAACAACAGAAGCAAGCCGCGCAGGAACTATACAACCATTTGCAATTTATTGAATCTGAAGGGTTAAGTAAATTATCTCAAAATGGGCCTTACTGGTTTGGAAAATCTGTCAGTTTGGTTGATTTAACTTTTTATCCTTGGTTTGAGCGTTGGGCTGTGATTGAGGAATATCGAGGGTTTAAATTTCCGTCGGAGTTTACTCGCATAAAAAACTGGTGGAATGCAGTCAGTCAACGGGAGTCAGTAAAGGCGATCGCTAACCCTAAAGAATTTTATTTAGAACGCTACGCTAGATTTGCATCTGCTCCTGCTAGTGTAAACTAA
- a CDS encoding sulfur transferase domain-containing protein, translated as MTNIKKVSENFSSTGQVSPEDLQQAAQAGFKSVLNLRSPAENGFDNDEQEQAKAAGLDYANIPLSAAEANQESVNQAIQEIENLPKPILVHCAAGARASAIALIATATNEGWSLEQIQQKAEELNLKLEQPHLQQFLQQKQTKI; from the coding sequence ATGACAAACATCAAGAAAGTTAGTGAAAACTTTAGTTCAACTGGACAAGTTTCTCCTGAAGATTTACAGCAGGCAGCACAAGCAGGATTTAAGTCAGTATTAAATTTGCGTTCACCAGCAGAGAATGGTTTTGACAATGATGAACAGGAACAAGCAAAAGCAGCTGGACTCGATTATGCCAATATACCTTTAAGTGCTGCGGAAGCGAATCAAGAATCAGTTAATCAAGCAATTCAGGAAATCGAGAACTTGCCCAAGCCAATTTTAGTTCACTGTGCAGCTGGTGCAAGAGCAAGCGCGATCGCCTTAATTGCCACAGCAACTAATGAAGGCTGGAGTCTTGAACAAATCCAGCAAAAGGCTGAAGAACTTAACCTCAAGTTAGAACAACCCCACCTACAGCAATTCCTCCAACAAAAGCAAACCAAGATTTAG
- a CDS encoding Rrf2 family transcriptional regulator: protein MQFSSKYEYTLLALLELATAYPKGEYLHIRQIAELQNIPSRYLEQILATLRKGGLIQSTRGSKGGYILTREPSEITLLDAFNCIEGGSGIAAFTTNQSIGKKVVQSFCLEAYQAVNSVLQQYTLQDLRERQENQSQTQLMYYI, encoded by the coding sequence GTGCAATTTTCCAGCAAGTATGAATATACACTTTTAGCTCTTTTAGAATTAGCAACTGCTTATCCTAAAGGTGAGTATTTACACATCCGCCAAATAGCAGAACTTCAGAATATTCCTAGCCGCTATTTAGAACAAATATTGGCAACATTGAGAAAAGGAGGTTTAATTCAAAGCACACGTGGCTCCAAAGGTGGCTATATCCTCACGCGAGAACCTAGTGAAATTACGCTTTTAGATGCTTTTAACTGTATTGAAGGAGGTTCAGGAATTGCTGCTTTTACTACCAATCAAAGCATAGGTAAAAAAGTTGTTCAAAGTTTTTGCTTAGAAGCATATCAAGCAGTTAATTCTGTTTTACAACAATATACTCTACAAGATCTGCGTGAACGGCAAGAAAATCAAAGTCAAACGCAATTAATGTATTATATCTAG
- a CDS encoding MgtC/SapB family protein — MNVMFLTSNDWLHIGFRLGLAMIVGCLIGLNRERKGRSAGMRTFMLVSMGAALFVMIPLQAEGDSPYAATNALSRTIQGVTTGVGFLGAGLILQQSSPPSSEAPKVRGLTTAASIWIAAALGAAIGCGLWQMGIMGGLLTLVTLSGVKRLRKSVASVKNQQSAALISEDTED; from the coding sequence ATGAATGTCATGTTCCTTACTTCTAATGATTGGTTGCATATAGGATTTAGACTGGGACTGGCAATGATAGTAGGTTGCCTAATAGGACTGAACAGAGAGCGTAAGGGTAGATCAGCGGGAATGAGAACTTTTATGCTAGTTAGCATGGGTGCAGCGCTATTTGTGATGATTCCACTCCAAGCTGAGGGAGATAGTCCCTATGCTGCAACTAATGCACTCAGTCGCACTATCCAGGGAGTAACTACAGGAGTTGGTTTTTTAGGAGCTGGGTTGATTTTACAACAGTCTTCCCCACCATCATCAGAAGCACCTAAAGTACGCGGATTAACTACCGCAGCTTCAATATGGATAGCAGCAGCATTAGGAGCAGCGATTGGCTGTGGTTTATGGCAAATGGGTATTATGGGAGGTTTGCTGACTTTAGTGACGTTAAGTGGTGTAAAGCGTTTGAGAAAGTCAGTTGCTTCGGTTAAAAATCAACAGTCAGCAGCATTAATTTCTGAAGATACGGAAGATTAA
- a CDS encoding sulfite exporter TauE/SafE family protein yields MTLAQAGFLLTTAIIGGALTAIAGGGGFVLFPALIFAGLPSINANATATVAGWLGCGVSLAAYRDELSAQRRISVVLGSISLIGATVGAVLLIYTPTVAFDRLVPYLLLFSTLLFAGGGKITSWLHSHLGELNQASWRSLIIASFIQFFIAVYGGFYGAGVAILILAALEMLGMKDIHKMNALKMLLMTCMSSFAVITFAIAGVIVWQPAILMMLGTIIGGYGGAYYARRLKQHLIKHFVIVVGFLMTCYFFIR; encoded by the coding sequence ATGACACTTGCACAAGCTGGTTTTCTTCTCACTACTGCTATTATCGGTGGGGCATTGACTGCTATAGCTGGTGGCGGTGGCTTTGTTTTGTTCCCTGCACTGATTTTTGCAGGTTTGCCTTCTATTAATGCCAATGCTACAGCGACGGTAGCAGGATGGTTGGGATGTGGCGTTAGTCTTGCTGCTTATCGAGATGAATTGAGCGCACAACGACGGATATCTGTTGTACTAGGCAGTATCAGCCTTATCGGTGCGACTGTTGGTGCTGTTTTGTTAATTTACACCCCGACAGTTGCCTTTGATCGTCTCGTACCTTACCTTTTACTGTTCTCAACTTTACTATTTGCTGGCGGCGGTAAGATTACGAGTTGGTTACATTCTCATTTGGGGGAGTTAAATCAAGCTTCTTGGCGATCGCTCATCATCGCCTCATTCATCCAATTTTTTATTGCCGTTTATGGGGGATTTTACGGTGCAGGTGTCGCGATTTTGATATTGGCAGCACTGGAAATGCTGGGCATGAAAGATATTCACAAGATGAATGCTTTGAAAATGCTGCTGATGACTTGCATGAGTAGTTTCGCTGTGATTACTTTTGCGATCGCTGGTGTGATCGTGTGGCAACCAGCAATTTTGATGATGTTAGGGACAATTATTGGTGGTTATGGTGGCGCATATTACGCCCGAAGGTTAAAGCAGCATTTAATCAAGCATTTTGTGATTGTGGTGGGTTTTTTGATGACTTGCTACTTTTTTATACGTTGA
- a CDS encoding acyl-CoA dehydrogenase family protein: MSKSPVLEASATTTAQSFSDLFALVESLADDFATRAAAHDRDGSFPFENFQALHQAQLLSLTIPVAFGGQGVGYATACRVIEKIASGDASTALVLTMHYLQHVNAARTRRWHPAVYERLCQESVQGIALLNAARVEPELGTPARGGLPATIAKHTPDGWLITGHKQYTTGSPILCYFVVWARTDDNDPQVGSFLVPRNLPGVKIVETWDHLGMRATGSHDLILEDVCIPTEYALDVRPLKAWSSPDPLMLAGGSLFLSALYQGVATAARDWLVKYLNERSPTNLGASLATLPHFQTSVGEIEALLYTNDRLIYTLAADIDKGEHNPNVHLQAQTVKYVATNNAIRAVEIGLELIGNPGLSHKNPLERHYRDVLCSRIHTPQRDVICLSLGKAALEITN, translated from the coding sequence ATGTCAAAATCACCTGTTTTAGAAGCATCTGCTACCACAACAGCACAGTCTTTCTCCGATCTATTTGCATTGGTTGAATCCCTAGCAGATGACTTTGCCACTCGCGCTGCTGCTCATGATCGCGATGGTTCGTTTCCTTTTGAAAATTTTCAGGCACTCCATCAAGCACAACTGTTAAGTCTAACTATCCCAGTGGCATTTGGCGGTCAAGGTGTAGGGTATGCTACGGCTTGTCGGGTGATTGAAAAGATAGCAAGTGGTGATGCTTCTACTGCCTTAGTACTAACAATGCACTACTTACAACATGTCAACGCTGCCCGAACTCGGCGCTGGCATCCGGCTGTTTACGAAAGGCTATGTCAAGAATCAGTACAAGGTATTGCTTTACTCAATGCTGCACGTGTGGAGCCGGAATTAGGTACACCTGCTAGAGGTGGATTACCTGCAACGATCGCCAAACATACACCTGATGGTTGGCTAATCACTGGTCATAAACAATACACTACAGGAAGTCCAATTCTGTGTTATTTCGTAGTTTGGGCGCGGACAGATGACAACGATCCCCAAGTGGGCAGTTTTCTTGTGCCTCGCAATCTCCCTGGTGTCAAGATTGTAGAAACTTGGGATCATTTAGGGATGAGGGCAACAGGTAGCCACGATTTAATTTTAGAAGATGTCTGCATACCAACAGAGTATGCCTTAGATGTCCGTCCCCTCAAAGCTTGGTCATCGCCCGATCCGTTAATGCTAGCGGGTGGCAGTTTATTTTTGAGTGCATTGTATCAAGGGGTAGCGACAGCAGCGCGAGATTGGTTAGTTAAGTATTTAAATGAGCGATCGCCCACTAATTTAGGTGCAAGTCTGGCAACTTTACCCCACTTTCAAACATCTGTTGGTGAAATTGAAGCATTACTATACACCAATGATCGCCTAATCTACACTCTGGCTGCTGACATTGACAAAGGTGAACACAATCCAAATGTTCATTTGCAAGCACAAACGGTTAAATATGTGGCTACAAACAATGCCATTCGTGCAGTAGAAATCGGTTTGGAACTAATTGGTAATCCAGGTTTATCTCACAAAAATCCTCTAGAAAGACATTATCGAGATGTTCTTTGTAGTCGTATCCATACACCACAAAGGGATGTGATTTGTTTGTCTTTAGGAAAAGCTGCGTTGGAAATTACAAATTAA
- a CDS encoding ABC transporter substrate-binding protein yields MAKYKGGWDLDLKLAELDNFPYKIQFTEFTGGNLMVQAINAGAIDLASASEIPPIFAIESKASVKIIATRKGPTVGQVVLVPKNSTAKTIADLKGKKVGYVKATTAHYFLIKMLEKVGLTMKDMTAVPLSIPDGLSAFRKGDLDAWATYGYSIPQAKKEGARVLESAKDILSGNFVIIAAPNAIADPEKKIAIADFLCRLQKSQAWRESNLKQWSKSYATAINVDESIVYEDAQEGQQQRRQQLLPVSDEAINSQQKVADTFFKAGVIPAKVNVKQLWDSTFNEDIAKCN; encoded by the coding sequence GTGGCAAAGTACAAAGGTGGATGGGACTTAGATTTAAAGTTAGCCGAACTGGATAATTTCCCTTACAAAATTCAGTTTACTGAGTTTACGGGGGGTAATCTGATGGTACAAGCAATTAATGCTGGTGCGATCGACCTCGCCTCGGCTAGTGAAATTCCACCCATTTTTGCCATCGAATCTAAGGCATCTGTAAAAATTATTGCTACTAGGAAAGGGCCTACTGTTGGTCAAGTTGTACTTGTACCCAAGAATTCAACCGCAAAAACGATCGCCGATCTTAAAGGTAAGAAGGTGGGTTACGTTAAAGCCACAACTGCCCACTACTTCTTGATTAAGATGCTGGAAAAAGTCGGGTTAACGATGAAGGATATGACTGCGGTTCCTTTGTCGATACCTGATGGACTTTCTGCTTTTCGTAAGGGCGATCTTGATGCTTGGGCTACCTACGGTTACTCTATCCCGCAAGCAAAAAAAGAAGGAGCACGGGTGCTTGAGTCTGCAAAAGATATTTTGAGCGGTAACTTTGTGATTATCGCTGCTCCCAATGCGATCGCCGATCCCGAAAAGAAAATTGCGATCGCTGATTTCCTCTGTCGTCTGCAAAAGTCCCAAGCTTGGCGGGAAAGCAATCTCAAACAATGGTCAAAGAGTTATGCAACTGCTATCAATGTTGATGAAAGCATCGTTTACGAGGATGCCCAAGAAGGACAACAACAGCGCCGCCAACAGTTGCTTCCTGTCTCTGATGAAGCTATTAATTCTCAGCAAAAAGTGGCTGATACCTTTTTCAAAGCGGGTGTCATTCCAGCAAAAGTTAATGTCAAACAACTTTGGGATAGTACTTTCAACGAAGATATCGCTAAATGCAATTAG
- a CDS encoding class II aldolase/adducin family protein, with the protein MPKFDRPQPPVFERVEEERLYRQQRLAAAFRVFARFGFSEGTAGHITARDPEFTDHFWVNPFGKYFGHIRVSDLILVDREGEVVKGDAPVNRAAFAIHSQVHEARPDIVAAAHAHSLHGKTWSSLGRLLEPLTQDACAFYQDHALFDDYKGVVLDTSEGKRIAETLGNKKAVILKNHGFLTVGRTVDEAAWWYVSFERSAQAQLLAEAAGKPIPVDRDIATLTHSQVGTHSGGWFSFQPLYDRIVREEPDLLE; encoded by the coding sequence ATGCCGAAATTTGATAGACCTCAACCACCTGTTTTTGAACGAGTTGAAGAAGAACGCCTTTACCGCCAACAACGCCTAGCAGCTGCATTTCGTGTGTTTGCTCGTTTTGGTTTCAGTGAAGGAACAGCAGGTCATATTACTGCCCGCGATCCAGAATTTACTGACCATTTTTGGGTAAATCCATTTGGCAAGTACTTTGGTCATATCCGCGTTTCTGACCTGATTTTGGTAGATAGAGAAGGGGAAGTTGTCAAAGGAGATGCGCCTGTAAACCGCGCTGCTTTCGCTATTCATTCCCAGGTACATGAAGCACGACCAGATATCGTTGCAGCTGCACACGCCCATTCCCTTCACGGTAAAACTTGGTCAAGTCTTGGTCGCCTTCTTGAGCCGTTAACTCAAGATGCTTGTGCTTTTTATCAAGATCATGCCCTGTTTGATGACTACAAAGGTGTGGTTTTAGATACGTCGGAAGGGAAAAGAATTGCTGAAACTTTAGGTAACAAGAAAGCTGTCATCCTCAAAAATCATGGCTTTTTGACAGTAGGACGCACAGTAGATGAAGCAGCTTGGTGGTATGTAAGTTTCGAGCGTTCAGCTCAAGCACAACTGTTAGCGGAAGCAGCAGGAAAACCCATCCCTGTTGATCGCGACATTGCTACTTTAACCCATAGCCAAGTAGGAACACACTCTGGCGGCTGGTTTAGCTTTCAACCGCTCTACGACAGAATTGTACGGGAAGAGCCGGATTTATTGGAATAG
- a CDS encoding cysteine dioxygenase family protein encodes MPYTNVLEILEADQWFIDSPDLHEFVAIAKEIISSTTHNHTETLNTLEPHFAALLKKQNWLPEHFAQANLDSGLGGGIGQWLLYRSQDRSLTIFSLVIPPHSVTPVHDHLSWGLVGLYKGKQEETVYRRVDSGELEGRAQLEIVGVYPVKSGDIYRLLPPEGDIHSVRAITVFTPSISIHVMGNDIGSIWRNQYNPEQRTVQLFRSGYANAPVSKQK; translated from the coding sequence ATGCCTTACACAAATGTTCTTGAAATTTTAGAAGCAGATCAATGGTTTATTGATAGTCCTGACTTACATGAGTTTGTTGCTATTGCTAAAGAAATTATCTCTAGCACGACTCATAACCACACAGAAACTCTCAATACCCTTGAACCCCATTTCGCTGCACTATTAAAGAAACAGAATTGGCTACCAGAGCATTTCGCCCAAGCAAATCTTGATAGTGGTTTGGGGGGAGGTATCGGACAATGGTTGCTCTATCGTTCTCAGGATCGTTCACTTACTATCTTTAGTTTGGTGATTCCCCCTCATTCGGTCACCCCTGTACATGACCATTTATCTTGGGGACTTGTGGGTTTATATAAAGGCAAACAAGAAGAAACTGTCTATCGTCGCGTGGATAGCGGTGAGTTAGAAGGACGTGCTCAGTTAGAGATTGTTGGTGTTTATCCAGTCAAAAGCGGTGACATTTATCGTTTGTTACCTCCTGAAGGAGATATCCACTCTGTAAGAGCTATCACAGTATTTACTCCTTCTATCTCAATTCATGTCATGGGCAATGATATTGGTAGCATTTGGCGAAACCAGTATAACCCAGAACAACGAACTGTGCAGTTGTTTCGCTCTGGATATGCCAACGCACCTGTTAGCAAACAAAAGTAA
- a CDS encoding LLM class flavin-dependent oxidoreductase, with protein sequence MPVEFIGMIGTREASELNGPTVSLTGGSVDPEYVRKFAKVHEDGGFDRVLVGYSSTGPDGFSVVSYAASVTEQLKFLLAHRPGFVTPTLAARKLATLDHFTNGRVAVHIITGGSDAEQQQDGDWLDHDTRYRRTDEYLDILRQVWTSEEPFDYEGEFYRLKGAYSEVKPLQKPHIPIYFGGASGAAVGVGAKHSNVYAFWGEPLAAIKQRIAEVKAAAPPGVELRFSISLRPILAETEEKAWEKARYILSRIKETRAQAGIQLLPGTSAKPQAVGSLRLLEFAKESEIHDKRLWTPIAAVTGAYGNTTALVGTPEQVAESLVDYYKAGVTTLLIRGFDPVEDAIAYGRDVIPLVRQQVQRLEQQTLTVA encoded by the coding sequence ATGCCTGTGGAATTTATCGGCATGATTGGGACGCGAGAAGCGTCAGAATTAAATGGCCCTACCGTATCCCTAACGGGAGGAAGCGTAGATCCAGAATATGTTCGCAAATTTGCGAAAGTCCATGAAGATGGTGGCTTTGACCGAGTGCTAGTCGGTTATAGTTCTACTGGGCCTGATGGTTTCAGTGTAGTCAGTTATGCGGCTTCGGTGACAGAACAACTCAAGTTTTTACTAGCACATAGACCAGGGTTTGTAACTCCTACTCTCGCCGCACGTAAGCTGGCAACTCTAGATCACTTTACTAATGGTCGTGTTGCTGTTCATATCATCACTGGTGGTAGCGATGCTGAACAACAGCAGGATGGTGATTGGCTCGATCACGATACGCGCTATCGTCGCACGGATGAATATCTCGATATTTTGCGGCAAGTATGGACAAGTGAGGAACCCTTCGATTATGAAGGTGAGTTTTACCGACTTAAAGGAGCATATTCGGAGGTAAAACCGTTACAAAAACCGCATATTCCAATATATTTTGGTGGTGCTTCTGGTGCTGCTGTTGGTGTAGGCGCGAAACACAGCAATGTATACGCCTTTTGGGGTGAACCGCTAGCAGCTATTAAACAACGCATTGCCGAAGTCAAAGCCGCAGCACCACCAGGAGTTGAGTTACGGTTTAGTATTTCCTTACGTCCGATTTTGGCTGAGACGGAAGAAAAAGCGTGGGAAAAGGCGCGTTATATTCTCTCGCGTATCAAAGAAACCCGTGCTCAGGCGGGAATTCAACTACTACCTGGTACTTCCGCAAAACCCCAAGCCGTTGGTTCATTGCGGTTACTAGAGTTTGCAAAAGAAAGTGAAATTCACGACAAACGTTTATGGACACCGATCGCTGCTGTGACGGGAGCCTATGGTAATACTACTGCCTTAGTAGGAACTCCAGAACAAGTGGCAGAATCGTTGGTTGATTATTACAAAGCTGGCGTAACAACACTATTGATTCGCGGTTTTGATCCGGTAGAAGATGCGATCGCCTACGGTCGAGATGTGATTCCGTTGGTACGTCAACAAGTGCAACGACTAGAACAACAAACATTAACCGTCGCCTAA